In the Leptospira bourretii genome, one interval contains:
- a CDS encoding sensor histidine kinase translates to MISKTRIYQLVFGFSFVLFPTVFSLAAEPCGTMITSFEKPVVLKTDWLFRKGDNLDWRDETVEESFWVKRSVPDYGISKTENLTGYHWYRCSFFLPDNYTTPVEPIAIQLGRIRDIDEFYLNGTLIDKTGTVLPKLEVDFQKIRIYSLPTHLLKPGLNIMAIRIYAATNLNGLKEAPTIAKERLLRETVFSKEAFAMVCGYVFIFMGIYFLVGSIVRGRAGENFFFALFSIFMGIYVLIRTQHRDILFDSFTWSYVAELLVLICLPVFFINFMHQYLKMKRNIVLLVYEVFLFALFVITLFFRTPKTWILVIALFNYVLPVAMGLVIYLFVKNGKANIAKVKYILIGIACILPTILIDSLSALEIISMPGTLYLGFLIFLVMISIQLSNDIVLGLENFIEQEKELIQMERVKTGFLINLSSEFKSGMEKIKKAIDNISTSHGKTALKEQTKVSPKQAAKKKTKSKTGSKQEIDPIKQAEDHIAYMSYMVEEAMLLRKLEEKTYIPFYETFSVTELIRNCVSSVENHLEQYRKTTSIEVKPNDLEIYFPKELLFCILRNLVENAYQYTDQKTDISIEFFNRDGYHQLIVMDEGMGLSQLEMETIFQKFVRGYRDKKNEIPGAGIGLTLVEATTKFLSGTVSLKSSEGMGAKFTIRIPEKPKK, encoded by the coding sequence ATGATTTCGAAAACCCGTATCTACCAACTCGTATTCGGGTTCTCATTCGTTCTTTTTCCAACTGTTTTTAGTTTGGCGGCGGAACCATGCGGAACCATGATCACTTCCTTCGAAAAACCGGTTGTTTTAAAAACTGACTGGTTATTTCGCAAAGGAGATAACTTAGATTGGAGAGATGAAACTGTAGAAGAATCTTTCTGGGTCAAACGTTCTGTTCCTGATTATGGAATTTCAAAAACAGAAAATCTAACAGGCTATCACTGGTATCGTTGTTCCTTTTTTTTACCAGACAATTACACAACCCCAGTGGAACCAATTGCCATCCAATTGGGTCGCATCCGAGACATCGATGAGTTTTATTTAAATGGAACTCTAATTGATAAAACAGGAACCGTTCTTCCCAAACTAGAAGTTGACTTTCAAAAAATTAGAATATACTCTCTGCCAACCCATCTTCTCAAACCGGGCCTCAACATTATGGCGATCCGTATCTATGCGGCAACAAACCTGAATGGACTGAAAGAAGCTCCGACAATCGCAAAAGAACGTCTGTTACGTGAAACTGTCTTTTCGAAAGAAGCGTTTGCCATGGTATGTGGTTATGTATTTATCTTTATGGGAATCTACTTTTTAGTAGGTTCCATTGTCCGCGGGAGAGCTGGTGAAAACTTTTTCTTTGCCTTATTTTCCATTTTCATGGGGATATATGTTTTAATCCGGACCCAACACAGAGATATTTTATTTGATAGTTTTACTTGGTCTTATGTTGCGGAACTATTAGTTCTCATTTGCCTTCCTGTATTTTTTATCAACTTTATGCACCAATATTTAAAAATGAAACGTAACATAGTTTTATTGGTGTATGAAGTATTTTTATTTGCATTATTCGTAATTACACTTTTTTTTAGAACTCCTAAAACTTGGATTTTGGTCATTGCACTTTTCAATTATGTTTTGCCAGTGGCAATGGGTCTTGTGATTTATTTGTTTGTAAAGAATGGAAAAGCAAACATAGCAAAGGTAAAATACATCCTCATCGGAATTGCATGTATATTACCTACAATTTTAATCGATAGTCTCTCGGCTTTAGAAATCATTTCTATGCCTGGAACTTTGTATTTAGGATTTTTGATCTTTTTGGTAATGATATCCATCCAACTTTCCAACGACATTGTTTTAGGATTAGAGAACTTTATCGAACAAGAAAAAGAACTCATCCAAATGGAAAGAGTCAAAACTGGTTTTTTAATTAATTTATCCTCTGAATTCAAATCGGGAATGGAAAAAATCAAAAAAGCCATCGACAATATCTCCACAAGTCACGGCAAAACTGCTTTAAAAGAACAAACAAAAGTTTCCCCAAAACAAGCTGCAAAAAAGAAAACTAAAAGCAAAACAGGATCAAAACAAGAAATTGATCCAATCAAACAGGCTGAAGACCATATTGCTTACATGAGTTATATGGTAGAAGAAGCAATGCTTCTCAGAAAATTAGAGGAAAAAACATACATTCCTTTTTATGAAACATTTTCAGTCACAGAATTAATTAGGAACTGCGTATCTAGCGTTGAAAACCATCTAGAACAATATAGAAAAACTACATCTATCGAAGTAAAACCAAATGATTTAGAGATATATTTTCCAAAGGAATTGTTATTTTGCATATTGAGAAACCTCGTAGAAAATGCATACCAATACACCGATCAAAAAACAGACATTAGTATTGAATTTTTCAATCGCGATGGTTACCACCAATTGATCGTTATGGATGAAGGTATGGGCCTTAGCCAATTGGAAATGGAAACCATATTTCAAAAATTTGTTCGCGGTTATCGCGATAAAAAAAATGAAATTCCCGGCGCAGGGATTGGTTTAACTCTCGTAGAAGCCACAACAAAATTTCTAAGTGGAACCGTAAGTTTAAAGTCAAGCGAAGGAATGGGAGCCAAATTCACAATTCGGATTCCGGAGAAACCTAAAAAATGA